The genomic region ATACCCAGCCCCCGGAATGAGTAGGGCGAGGAACGCGGCTTGAACACGCCGCCGCGCATGATGCGCACGTCATTCTCAACCAAGTGCTGCATAATGCTTTCCATCTGCGCCTCGCTCTCGATGCTGCATGGACCGGCTGCCAGCGTGAGGGTGCCTTCACCGATGCGCACACCGTCGCCCAGGTCGAGGACGGTAGGGCGCACGCGCCATTTGCGCGACACCAGTTTGTAGTCGTCCGACACACGGTGGATGTCTACAATGCCGGGTAGCTGGCCAACACTGCGAATGTCAAAATCGGCCTTACCGATGCCAATGAGGTAGTGCGCACGCTGCGTAGTCACCTCCGTGACTTTGTAGTTCACCGCTTTGATGCGGTTGATGATGGCTTCCCGGTTTTCGGGAGAAATGGCGGGTTCTAGTTGAATGAGCATGAGGTAGCTTTTTGTCATCCTGAGCTTGCGCAGGACCTTCTCACGCGTGAACGACAAGCGTCACAACGATTCGTTCTCGCGTGAGAAGGCCCTGCGCAAGCTCAGGATGACAGTACTTTAGGGTAGCTATTAAATCAATTCAGTACCGATTGTACAAATTGGCGGGCGGCGGCGGGGGCGTCTTCAGCACCATCCATTGCCTTGATCAGAGCTGAGCCGATGATGGCGCCTTCGGCATGCTGGCAGGCGCGGTCGAAGGATTGCTTGTCGCCGATGCCGAAGCCAATCAGACGCGGATTGCGCAAGTTCATACCCTCGATGCGTTGGAAGTAGGCTTCCTGCGCGTTGGCGTCTTGGCCGGTTTGACTGCCCGTAGTGCCAGGACCCGATACGAGGTAGAGAAAGGAATCCGTCAGCTCGTCGATGCGGTGGATGCGCTCGGGCGCAGTTTGGGGCGTGATGAGGAATACCGGCCGCAGATTGTAGCGGCGAAAGGTTTCCTGGTATTCCTCCACGTAATCGTCGAGGGGTAGGTCGGGTAGGATCACACCAT from Hymenobacter aerilatus harbors:
- the trpA gene encoding tryptophan synthase subunit alpha encodes the protein MKDRIKSTFEQKKKNLLNIYFTAGYPTLDSTVPLIEAVTQAGADLVEIGMPFSDPLADGPVIQHSGTVALQNGMNMRVLFRQLQGVRQRVPDAPILLMGYLNPVMQFGVENFCREAAEAGVDGVILPDLPLDDYVEEYQETFRRYNLRPVFLITPQTAPERIHRIDELTDSFLYLVSGPGTTGSQTGQDANAQEAYFQRIEGMNLRNPRLIGFGIGDKQSFDRACQHAEGAIIGSALIKAMDGAEDAPAAARQFVQSVLN